The genomic region GCCTATTgaaagctcaatacctgtataacaatacatgttaagatgtgtattcctaaatatacaagtagcctcctccaccacttgttttattcgaataccttttcttttaaactcagttttacttattttttctattttaatatatacattttttctctatccttaccattttcggtgctgcttggtacaaaatgccttgactgggataaaagctcagaacaaaaccagacgacagagactgtgtttgcagcctgtcatccttacccagaatagcaccagcaacacagtatgacaccatacgtttttgtaagggcacagtaaaaaaaggggaaaccatagacacagaaataagatcttatcttctagggataagaactcactttttatagcagaagggtgcctcccatcctgaacatgtgtcatgtggatgtaACCAGTCCCCagaagattggacagtgttagtccaattcgAAACCGCAaatccccgacgtagaaatgatacagctccgagcaacaccaccagaaactaagctccattgggagatttataacactactctggcaccaacttgtgccagttttgatatgacaacaaggaaaggaaaacttggcctaagaccaggctgtcctatcacatcacctaacactaaatggaaatcagaagagatatcgtcctttgaactgtgaaaaataagagcaccaacaacagaaaactttgacaactgactttgacaactgtgactgaacagagcctaccttgggactaataaggaaaaccccaccctaggctgtagtccaggacacataaacaacaacaacaagatgtcttattgcagagacaattggacaacagagactgagcagacctttggatccataatatcctaggctttggcttaggaactgaacgaaaacagggagcaagtgttacagaagactgaagaccacaacaacgatggataggaacctctagaacctagagactttatcctagaccctgacctataaccagcgcaaataccaagatcactagctacagtggcttgattttctcacacacaaccaagaggaaactttcctggcatcacaaaaaagcctttgggatggggtgatgagtatatatggagccaggagttgatcccatgatggtatgcttcaaggatggagaaaccctgaatctcttaggccacaggaattccctttcttccccaatgcttactgtgcctatgcaaaagaaaaaaaaaagtggagggaacgcaaaaccctaccactccagcacccatactttttcttgttttgttttgacttgttatttttttgttgttgttgttgttttttgttggttttttttttttgtttttttgagtcacacccggcagtactcaggggttactcctgactctatctatactcagaaattgcccctggcaggcacaggggatcatatgggatgtcatttctttttttttttttttttttttggtttttgggtcacacccggcggtgctcaggggttactcctggctgtctgcttagaaatagctcctggcaggcacgggggaccatatgagacaccgggattcgaaccaaccacctttggtcctggatcggctgcttgcaaggcaaacaccagctgtgctatctctccgggcccgatttgtTAGCCTTTAacttaatttccttctctttgttcttcctcttttctctttctttttcacacttgtggttattatttagagatttatttttgtttttatttgccgggtccatatttttttttctttcttttctcctttctttttttggtagttgtcaccaaatttttttctcccctttttcttatcctttttatctccaatgatggtggaatggatgctcaatctacaacaaactgtaaagtggagaccagttgcactggcatactgggggatagaggagggagatatgggatgcatgctgggaataggggcggaggacagcactggtggtgggaatgcccctcattcattgtcactatgtaccataaatgatacagtgaaagatttgtttttttttttttgttttttttttttttggtttttgggccacacccggtaacgctcaggggttactcctggctatgcgctcagaagttgctcctggcttgggggaccatatgggacaccgggggatcgaaccgcggtccgtccaaggctagcgcaggcaaggcaggcaccttacctctagcgccaccacccggcccccacagtgaaagatttgtaatgcactttggtcacaataaaaattaaaaaaaaaattaataaagagtgctcgcttcagcagcacatatactaaaattgtaatgatacagagattaacatggcccctgcgcaagaatgacacgcaaattcgtgaagcgttccagattttaaaaaaaaaaaaatttaatagggcctggagagatagcacagtggcgtttgccttgcaagcagctgatccaggaccaaaggtggttggttcgaatcccgatgtcccatatggtcccccacgcctgccaggagctatttctgagcagacagccaggagtaattccctgagcatcgccgggtatggcccaaaaaccaaaaaaaaaaaaaaaaaaattaataaagagcaATCGAGGGCCAGAGAAAAAATGgttcaaaggactagagcacaagctttgcattcAAGAGTCCTGAATttgagggccggagtgatagctcagcagtaggatgtgtttgccttgcattcaaccaacCCAGAATAGACAGtggtttgccaggagcaatttctaagcacagagccaggagtaacccaagcaccaccaagtgtaacccaaaCTGCCCCTCCCCATAAAAGAGTACTGAATTCAGCAGTTGGCTCCACCTCAGTACTATCAGGAGCCACACCCACAGGTGCGCACAATTTGGAGCCACATTTGCTGGGTCTGTGTTCAGGTGTCACTTCTAGCAATATTCAGGTAACACTGTGGAgaccctgtgctatttctccagtcccataaCCTTATATTTCAAAGCAATTTCATTGCATGCTTGTACTAAATCATTTCTCTCATCATACAACACACCCACCTTAACCCTTctcagaaataggggccggagagatagcatagaggtaaggcgtttgccctgcatacaaaaggacggtggttcgaattctggcatcccatatggtccccggagcctgccaggcacgatttctgagcgtagagccaagagtaacccctgagcactgccgggtgtgacccaaaaaaacaacaacaacaacaaaaaaggaaatagaggccagagcaatagttcagcagcagggcatttgccttgcacacagctgacctgggttggacccagattcaacccggcatcccatatgttcccccagactgccaggagcaatttctgagtacagagccaagagttaccgcTGAGTagtgcagagtgtgacccaaaaaccaaacgaaaataaaaggcaaaacccttttcagaaataaaagtaaCCACCTTTTCAGAACATGTACCTATATGACTTATGTTCTTTTGGGGTTGGGAGGGGGACGCAAAACCCAGAGACGGTCAGTTACTCCTGACCCCTGCATTCTGGAATTAACTGCTGGCAGTGATCAAAGGACCACAATGTGATGCTAGAAATGGAACCCGGTTCTCCGCATGCAATGccccctacctactgtactgtctctcaccCTGGCCCCTCATATGACTTACGTTTACCCTCCtcatgtctttgttttgggggcacattcatctgagctctgggcttattcctggctctgcactaagagagCACTTCTGGAGGGTTtaagggaccatactggatgctagGGACCAAAACTGGGTAGGccatatgcagggcaaataccctacctgctgtgctatcggtctAGCCCTCTACCACCTTTGTCTTTTCCACTCTGCTCTCTGGAGCTAACTTGTTTCTTCCACACAGTCCAAAGATTAATTTTCATACTCTTCTGAACCTTCCCAAAATAGGACTACAACTTCATTTGTAACTCTGGAACATCTGGATTTTTCAGTGCTCAGAAAACCCTCTTTTGTTCAAGAAAGGGAAACTAAGactcttattttctgttttgtgagGAATTTCAATTGGATACTCCAAGTTGAGTGATTCCAACACTTTCTCGTCGATTATTAGgttcagttcttttgtttttttccccataggaccaaaaaagaaaaaaaaactgaaaatgcaGTTTAAGTCAGAATCCATACTagagggagctggagcaatagcatagtgggtaaagggtttgccttatatgtgaccaacctgggttcgatccccagaatcctaggagtgattcctgagcacagagccacaataAACTTCCATGTGACCCTGGGTGTGGTAGCCCTATGGGGGGAAAAAATACATTCTAGAGAGGGAACTGTCTTTATGAATTTCCTAGGAATTATAGTTATCAacccagacagatagtacagcaagtagagtgtttGTGTTGTACACCACCAGTCAGagcttaatccctggcacctcatgtttCCCCaaaaccatcaggagtaatccttaaactcgagtcaggagtaagccctcagcaacACTGGGAGTAGCATGTCTTGTTTTCTGGAGACCCGAGCCAGTACAGTACGGCATGgggctgacttgagttcaattgctggcaccctatatggttcaccaaccctgccaggagtgatcctgaagcaCATAGCTAGAAGCTCTGAGCACAGGAAGGTTTGACCTCATCCAATAaagatttctggggccagagatagtacaaggagtaaggcatttgccttactggtggccaaccctggttcaatccacagcaccatatgtggtccctttagtacctccaagagtgatcctaaCCATAGAGCCAcaagtatgtcctgagcaccactatggtTAGCccccaggggaaaaaaatcagggggagggtttggggccacagttggaggcactcagggattattcctggctctgtgttcagaaatcattcctggcaaactcagagaccatatgggatgctgaggatcaaaaccaggtcagccacatgcaaggcaaataccctaccttctgtgctattgctctgggtcccccaatttttttttctttaatttaaaaagttttggactggggctggagcaatagcacaatggtagagtgtttgcatgcaactgacccaggacgaacctcagttcaattcccagcgtcccatatggtcccctgagccaggaacaatttctgagcccatagccaggagtaatccctgagcatcaccaggtgtgggccaaaaacaaaacccaaaaaaaaatgttttggatttggagagagagtacaggaatCAGTCACTTGCCTTTCttgcagctgacttggatttaaaatccagcaccatatatatggtatcctaagcacaaagccaggaataaatcctgagcactgtaggacatggcaaaaaaaaattttttttttaagtttcaaagAGTTACCATCAAAGATTGGAAATTTTGTATAGGACTTAAGGTACTTGTCTGGTCACAGTTCCCTGAAAATCACCAGAAGTTATCTCCCAACATCCATAAATAGCCTACTAGTAcaactggatatgacccaaaatcccTCACCCTCACCTTTCCACTTCAAATAACTGTCTATTCTGCCTTTCCCTTAATTCACCCCCTCAAAAAcgatgagaggggccagagtgatagcacagtggtaggacatttgccttgcatgggaccaacccgggacagacccgggttcaattcctagcattccatatagtcccctgagcctgccaggggcgatttctgagtgcagagccaggagtaacccctgagtgctaccaggtgtggcccccccaaaaaaaaagtggtaataaaatataaaaatgaggagccaaagagatagcacaacaggtagggagtttgtcttgcaagcagccaacccaggttcgatccccagtcttctatatggtccccagagtctcaggagtgatttctgagcacagcaccaggagtaaattctaagcaccatcaggtgtggccccaaaaccaaaacaaaatttaaaaattttataaatatgagaGTAAGCAAGAATAGAGGAAGGATACTAACCATCACTGCAAGCTGCCTATAGGCCTTTTTCAGTTCAACATCTGACGCTGTGGCTTCAACCCCCAACACATGGAAAGGGTTTAACTCATCTTCAGGAACCTCAGCCAGAGTCAAGAGTCGAGCCACTTCCTCTTCAGGCTGGTAGTAACGATTACTTGCTGTAGGTACAGTCCCCTGTCTATTGATTCTCTGCTTTACCCAAGGAAATTCCAGCCAACCCCACTGAACTATTCTTACCAGCAGTTGCCACAGCCTGCTTTCCCTCAACAGAATCAAGCAACGCTGCAAGGTAGGAGAATCCAGCCAAGAGAAGACCCAGATGGCTTTAGCTTTCCAACCTAAGCGGTCACCCAACCCCAAGAGAAACTGCCAGCTCAACTGCAGACAACCCAACAAGAgggccagagccaggagcaacaatGCACCCACTAGTCTGAGGAAGCGGCCAAAGAGTCCTGTCCCAAAGTAAAATCCCTGGCTCAGAAAATAGAACACTATCTGGGCCCAGCCTCCAAGACGTCCTGCCCAGACCCCAACCCAGACTCGAACAAAATCCAGATCGCTGCCTTTCAGCTGCCTGCATGCATAGATCAGATGGCCACACGTCTCCACATACTCTCCCACCAAGACCAGTAGTTCGATCAGCCACCAGAAGCCTGCCTGGCCAAGCTGACACAGTTCCTCAGCTCCCCATAACGCCAGGCTTCTGCGTTTCTCTCCCTGACTTCGTTTCCTGCCCAGTCGATGTCTGCCAGGAGACCTGGGGTCCCTGCGTCCACCCTCCCTTGTATCCTCCTTGGCTGGAAAGCGATGCCGCTGTCTCCGGGCTGGAGGTTTCTTTCCAGTGGGTTCCCGGGAAAGATCACTGGGGAACTTGAGGGGTTCCTCAGCATCATCTTTCTCTTCCAACTCTTCATCTTCCTCCAAAGCTGGAGAGATGCAGTGGTGGCAAAAGCTGCTAGACAAGCTCTCCCTTCCCTGGGTGTTCGATCCTTCTGAGACTCCTCGGCAGTTGCAATCAGATgagatggaaagaaaagaaggatctgcacgctcctggtggtgctggactTCAGTTTCCCTGGAGAAGAGTTCCTGGTCCACTCCTGCTGttgcttcttcttcatcttctgcACATGCCCCAACCTGCTTAGGGTCCTCTCCAGCCCTCGGAGGGCCCGGACCTCTCGGAGAGCCATGGCTTGGATCCGACCAATGGGCTGGATTGGGGGGCTCTGCATACTTAGGCCTGGGGTGTTCTTGGAGGGGACAGCGGGTACCATTATTAGCAGCAGACCCCCCTGAGTCTCGGAGTCCTGAGAAAGCAACAATGTCCGGGTCCACGGAAGATCCGAAAGTCCTGAGGGCAGAAGTCCCACCACTGGGGTGGGCTCCACACAACCCTCTTTCTGCGGGGTGCTTCTGGGCCATGACCCCGGGGCCTCTTCCTGCGAGGGGCTTTAGGTCACAGCCATGATGAGGGCAGGAAGTCGGCTACCTGGAAGACAAGAAAGACATCAATGTGGGCATGACAGCATCGAGATCAAGAGCTGGGTCATCTGCAACCGATTCAAGCatgcaacccccccccaaaaaaaacttctttttcgGGGTTCCAAGTCGGGCCTTCAGCCATGGGCGACATTACCACACAACCcagctccctcccttcttccGATTTGCTGATGGCTTCTCTTTCTCCATCAAGTTAGGCTCCTGAATCTTAAGAGGATTCAAATGGGAGACGcagcaccgggtgtggtcccGGTGGATCTGAGGAGGGGGGAAAGGAAACGGGAAAGAACAACCGGAAAGAGAGGCCGCTGACAGCCCCCCAAAATGGGTGAGGCCCTGGAGGCCCTGATGGGCGGAGCTAGAGGGAGGCCCtgaggtaaaaaataaataaaatgccggGAAACCTTCGAGATGGGTGAAGGGAACGTTCCCCGAGAGCGACGGGAACTCCTCCCCCTCAGGCAAGCTGAGATCGGGGTCCGGGGGAGCCGCTGGAGCAGCTCCCCCGGCTCCGCCTCCTCAAACTCGGCTTCCGCCTTCCGTCTCCCCCGCCGAAGCCGTCGACCTGCTGCACCTACTTTCGCTTCCGGGTCACCGGGCGGTTGGCGGAAGTGCGAGCTGACTCGCGGCGCGGCGTCCAATTAGAAGCGAAGAAGGAGCGCTCCAGCGTGTTGGCTCCGCCCCCTTAAAGGGCCCGTATGTTGCCGCCGCCCTCCGCGTGCTGAAATTGCTCTGGTAGAAAGGAAGAGAATAGCCgctggtgctgctgctgctgctgctgctgctactgggAGGGGGGGCTGCTCCCACAGGCTTCACCCCACTTTCCCAGCCTCCTCAGCGTCTACCCCACACACAATTTGTAGCCGTAGGCAGCTCCCGGCCCCGGGATGGAACTGGATGGAAGGCCGCCCTCATCTGCATGCTGCTTTGCATCGCATTTGCATACGGGCGGTCGTCCCCTGCAATACGCACCCTCGACCCCAGCTAGTCTCCGCCGTGTCGGTGCCTCTGTCGGTTGTGTCTCCACCTTCCTTTTAGGCCCTGTCTCGCTCCCCAAGTTTTCCCACCCATGAGCTTCTTGCCTGAATCCCCGATCCCGAACCCCCAGATTGTCCTCCAGAAGACAATACTTCCCCAATTCTCTTAAGAAGCGGGAGAAACCAAACTCAGGCCAAGAGGGGCGCTGCGACCCCAGATGGGGACTTTGACAGCTGCCATTCTTGAGTCTGGCAGCTCTGTATTCTGGGCTTTGTCCTTAAATTTCTGGCGCTGACCTCACGACTCAACCCTCCTATGGCTGGGGAGAGGGATCTAGCGCCCTGATAGAACTGTTAGCAAGCTgggtcccccacaccagagcaCAAAGAATTGAAGGGGCCCGCCCCGTGATGTCACCCAGCCACCCACCCAGCCACTCTTGGCCTCCTTCCTGCACTCCACCCCCCGAAGCTGATTGCATTTCTCTCACGGGGCTTGGGTTGAGACTTGCTAGAGTTTATGGGGTGAGGAACCAGAGTGGCCCCCCTGGGGTACCCACATCACATCCGACAGCCACCCGAACAGCCTTAGGACATCGGGGCAAGGGATGCTGCTGAAGTCTAGGGAAGGGGGTGCTTTCCCCCCTCTCCGCAGCCCTGGCGGGGTGGTGAGTAGTGAACACCCCCTCCCCAATCTCTCCTTGTTTAGGGGTACCCGGGTCCACCCGCTGGATGAGGAGAGGAGGACCAGGAATTCCTCACGCCTGCCCTCCAGAGTGCTTAAGATCTTGGCGTCCCAAAGGAGACCCTGTGGCCCGCCCCTACCAGGGGTCTGCCTTCTCTGGACCTGAACCCCAGTTCCCCCATCACCCAGCAGCCCTGACACCTCTGGGGCAAGGGAGGGCTTGGGGGTCCCTCCACTTTACAGAGGAGAGAAGCGAGAAGCTTCTGTCTGCAGATCCCTAGATCCCTGCAGATCTCTCCTTGGAAGTTGGATTGGATACCCCCAACAATGCCATTTCTGCTTGAAGCTAAAGCATCTGACCTCAAAGTGTGGAGGGTGGGGGCTGTCTTTACTTGTTTTCTCTTCCCAAACTTGTTTGAAGTTTGACGtcttgtgggtttttattttctgggttttgCCTTCTTCCCTAGAGTTGGAACGTCTCTGAGGAGACCCTCGCATGACtcattctctcctcctctcccacgCTCTTAATCCCTCCTTCCCAAGACAGAGACTAGTACTGAGTTCTTTCAGCTAACAGGCTATGACCTTTATATCCTCTTAGCCCCTTGTGCCCTCATTCCCTCACTCTCTACACGTCTTCCTCCTCCTGGCCCACCCTGGAGATCTAGAGGGCAGGCAAAGGCTCGTGGCATGCTAGGATTTTCACTTAAATTTTACATAGTATCCTTGGAAGTCTGAGGGTGGTAAAGAGCTTGTTGATTCCCTTTCACCCAGTCTCTACCTAGTCCCTACAAGAAACTGTCTTTTCTTCAAAAGAGTGAGCTAAAGAGATATAGTTAAAACaggtaaaacacttgctttgcagtgcaaggttccatctctggcatcttatatggttcccccaaacactgcaggagtgattcctgagtttagagccaggaataaaccctgagcactgctaggtgtggctcaaaaacaaaaataaagaaacaaaggtaCAAAGTCATTCATGGGTACCTGAGATCCTACCCTACCCCCTTACAGGTTTCCTAATCCCCTCAAAGACATTCATGGATGATGAGAGGAGTCAACATTCTCCCTCCGTGACCACCTTCTGTCCAGCCATGGAGGAAGCCTTGCTGCCCCTGGCCATGACCTCTGACCCCAGGCCTTTCAATCAGCAACTTCCAGAGCCTCCAGATCCAAGATGTGTTTTGGAACCCCAGGACAACACTGAACTGGCACCTGCCCTGGTGTGTGCTCTTTGCTGCTGCTTTGGAATCATCTACTGCTGCTTcggtgagggcagagccagggtaCTGGGGGGCAGCTCAAGACTGTCACCCCCCAGGATGATGCCAACTTTATCCTGTATTCCTTGGTCACCTCTGCTCCTCTGTTGGGATGTTTATCTTCAGTATGACCCCTGCTGTTCTGTCAGCACTTCCTGTCCTTCCCTTACTCCTATCCCCTCCAGCCCAGACCCCTAAAGATATACTTGTCCTCCAACCTCATTCCCAAATTACCTGCCACACATAAGCCTCCTTATCTACTTCATTAACTTAAATTGTCCTGTGCTGATTTCTTCCCATCTGCTTTCCTGCAAGAACTAAACCTTCCTAGGGTTACTCTGCTCATTGCatccatcttgtttatttatttcactcCCATTCCCTCACAGTCCCTGCAAAGTCCATGAGATTAGCCCTAAATTCCATTGCCTTGAAGTCCTAGAGTGATGCTCCTGTCTTCTGCTGCCCTAGACAGCCATTTCTCCCCTCACTCATCACATCCATCCCCATAGAGTCCATCCCCCTTTCTGCATCTCAGTGTCTCCTGCCTCCCTTCCCAGGCTACCGCTGCTTCAAGGCAGTGATGTTTCTTTCCGGCCTGCTGTCTGGAGCTCTGGTGATCTTCCTGCTGTGCCACAAGGAGCAAGTGCTAGAGACACAACTGAACCTGGAGGTGAGCGCAGGCATTGCGCTGGGCATCGGACTCCTCTGCGGCCTGGTCACCATGCTGGTTCGCAGTGTTGGGCTTTTCCTGACTGGTCTCCTGCTAGGCCTAACACTGGGCTCCGGCGCCCTGCTTGGCACAGAGCCTATCTACCAGCCTCCTTCAGCCTGGGTACCGGTTGGCGGGCTAGTGGGATTGGCACTGCTGGGAGCTCTCCTCACGCTTCGGTGGCCACGTCCATTCACCGTTCTGGGCACAGCTCTGCTAGGGGCTGCAGTGCTGGTGGCCTGTGCTGACTACTTCCTGGAGGGACTGGCCCTGGGCAGTCGGCTAGGCCTACGCTTACAGGCACTCCCAGCCTTGCCTCCTCTCTGCTGGTATAGCTGGGTCTTGCTGGGTACCTGGCCAGCCCTAGGGGCCCTGGGGGCCCTAGCGCAATGGAAGCTCATGGATGAGGAACATGGAGGTCACGCCAATGGTGAGTTAATACCACGGTACAGAAATAGTCAGTCTTTGCCTTCGGATGTTCCCAGTCTTGGGATTAGAGGCAGGAAGGGGCAGAAGTGGCTAAGATAAACAATTCAGAACACTGAAAGTTCAAGTTTGGAGCAACAAAGCAGATCTGGGCAAGAATGAGAAGAAGGACAGCAGAGATAGTATAGACTCTagggtagagagcttgccttgcatgcagctgacccaggttcaacccccaaacacctaggaataatccctgagtacagagccataagtatgatctgagtactgccgggtatggcccaaacatcaaaaaaaaaaattaaaatataatcagagagaagagaaattgTGAGTGGGTGCTGGGAAGAGTTACTGAACACtagtaaagaaggaaagaaggccCCAAGGGGAAAGTAGGAAGATCCCAAAGAGTTTCTTTTAGAATAACTGGGGTGTAGAGGAAGGTTGAGAACAAACATACATAATGGGTTTCTTTAGAGTGTGAGTTGTACTGGGTGGGATCCATGATCACCAAAGATTTCCCTGAATCTGTgttcaccaccatcaccaccaccatgcAGTGGTTTTAAGCCACCAGCGAAGGCATCTCCAACTCCTCCGAATGCGTCAGCAAAAGGCTAAGTGGCACCGAACACCCCCTGGGGTGGGGCTGTATGAGGGCAGCTACCGACATCAGCTCTCTCCCAGCACCCGGAGCCCTGCTGATGGTCTGGCTCCGGTGAGTAGAGGGCTTCTGGGGGGCTTTTGGGGAATTGGGAGAGGCTCTGCTTCAGACCTTTCCTGTCACCCTCTCTGTTCTGTGCCCCTGCAGAGTTATCTCCAGAGCCTTCGAGAACGGCAACGTGGACTAGGCCCGCTGACTACAGCCCCACATACCATCGTGGACCTGGATTCTGACTGTGGTTCTACTGTACCCCTCACCACCCCTTTGGGTTCCACCCAAACCTGAACCTATATCCCCATCAAGGCTCCATTTTGAACAAAGGCCAGGAATTTAGAGGGACAGGGCCTGTGTCCACAGTACCTACACATGAATCTGCCATGTCTTGGACTTGGGATAGGATTTGTGTGTCAGGGATGGAGAGTTAGCACAGGAGCTAaggcacttgcatgcagctgcataaattgaccctggttcaaatccccaggaacatatatggtcccctgaat from Suncus etruscus isolate mSunEtr1 chromosome 11, mSunEtr1.pri.cur, whole genome shotgun sequence harbors:
- the DNAJC14 gene encoding dnaJ homolog subfamily C member 14; amino-acid sequence: MAQKHPAERGLCGAHPSGGTSALRTFGSSVDPDIVAFSGLRDSGGSAANNGTRCPLQEHPRPKYAEPPNPAHWSDPSHGSPRGPGPPRAGEDPKQVGACAEDEEEATAGVDQELFSRETEVQHHQERADPSFLSISSDCNCRGVSEGSNTQGRESLSSSFCHHCISPALEEDEELEEKDDAEEPLKFPSDLSREPTGKKPPARRQRHRFPAKEDTREGGRRDPRSPGRHRLGRKRSQGEKRRSLALWGAEELCQLGQAGFWWLIELLVLVGEYVETCGHLIYACRQLKGSDLDFVRVWVGVWAGRLGGWAQIVFYFLSQGFYFGTGLFGRFLRLVGALLLLALALLLGCLQLSWQFLLGLGDRLGWKAKAIWVFSWLDSPTLQRCLILLRESRLWQLLVRIVQWGWLEFPWVKQRINRQGTVPTASNRYYQPEEEVARLLTLAEVPEDELNPFHVLGVEATASDVELKKAYRQLAVMVHPDKNHHPRAEEAFKVLRAAWDIVSNPEKRKEYEMKQMAENELSRSVNEFLSKLQDDLKEAMNTMMCSRCQGKHRRFEMDREAKNARYCAECNKLHPAEEGDFWAESSIFGLKITYFALMDGKVYDITEWAGCQRVGISPDTHRVPYHISFGSRLPGTSGRQRATPDAPPADLQDFLSRIFQVPPGQMSNGNFFAAPQPGASPTTPSKPNSTVPKGEAKPKRRKKVRRPFQH
- the LOC126022979 gene encoding transmembrane protein 198-like, translating into MDDERSQHSPSVTTFCPAMEEALLPLAMTSDPRPFNQQLPEPPDPRCVLEPQDNTELAPALVCALCCCFGIIYCCFGYRCFKAVMFLSGLLSGALVIFLLCHKEQVLETQLNLEVSAGIALGIGLLCGLVTMLVRSVGLFLTGLLLGLTLGSGALLGTEPIYQPPSAWVPVGGLVGLALLGALLTLRWPRPFTVLGTALLGAAVLVACADYFLEGLALGSRLGLRLQALPALPPLCWYSWVLLGTWPALGALGALAQWKLMDEEHGGHANVVLSHQRRHLQLLRMRQQKAKWHRTPPGVGLYEGSYRHQLSPSTRSPADGLAPSYLQSLRERQRGLGPLTTAPHTIVDLDSDCGSTVPLTTPLGSTQT